A genome region from Alistipes dispar includes the following:
- a CDS encoding FimB/Mfa2 family fimbrial subunit, protein MKTGQAIRRGMRSYGRSLLSGSLLVCCMSCTDWIYEDRSGCDRGVYLNFRYDYNLQRADMFSDHVGGVTVYVFDADGDFVTSRSEANTAGSAPLRAKDYRMHLDLPAGEYRFVALAMQKEVAETQRGPGAKFRIAGPDGGKMEGLSVTLDHAPDGRVEHGGLPLDTLWHAMSPRSVVTSDLYAVSETLSLVRDTKHIDVVLREIDDPAGVDVADYDFRITDRNLRLRYDNSVDESGPAVYTPYVAWNTEDRTGREAAEGVGRMAHVGFMTSRILYHDRAEEDAVLTVTHRETGREVIRVNLADMLARLRSADELHACSEQEFLDRGYDYRMTFFLKGDTWEAVDLEISVLNWSRRIQNVIL, encoded by the coding sequence ATGAAGACAGGTCAAGCCATCCGACGCGGAATGCGGTCATACGGCAGGTCGCTGCTGAGCGGCAGTCTGCTCGTGTGCTGCATGTCGTGCACCGACTGGATTTACGAGGATCGTAGCGGATGCGACCGCGGCGTGTATCTGAATTTCCGTTACGACTACAATCTTCAGCGTGCCGATATGTTCTCCGATCACGTGGGCGGCGTTACGGTCTATGTCTTCGACGCCGACGGCGACTTCGTGACCTCCCGGAGCGAGGCGAACACCGCCGGTTCCGCACCGCTCCGGGCGAAGGACTACCGTATGCATCTCGATCTCCCTGCGGGCGAGTACCGCTTCGTGGCGCTGGCCATGCAGAAGGAGGTGGCGGAGACGCAGCGGGGGCCCGGGGCGAAGTTCCGGATTGCCGGACCCGACGGAGGGAAGATGGAGGGGCTGAGCGTCACGCTCGACCATGCTCCCGACGGCCGCGTGGAACACGGAGGGCTGCCGCTCGATACGCTCTGGCACGCCATGAGTCCGCGCAGCGTCGTGACGTCCGATCTGTACGCCGTCAGCGAAACGCTGTCGCTCGTGCGCGACACGAAGCATATCGACGTCGTACTGCGGGAGATAGACGACCCGGCGGGCGTGGACGTGGCGGACTACGACTTCCGCATCACGGACCGCAACCTGCGTCTGCGCTACGACAACAGCGTGGACGAGAGCGGGCCGGCAGTCTATACGCCCTACGTCGCGTGGAACACCGAGGACCGTACCGGGCGCGAAGCTGCGGAGGGCGTCGGCCGCATGGCGCATGTCGGTTTCATGACCTCGCGCATCCTCTACCACGACCGCGCCGAAGAGGATGCCGTGCTGACGGTGACGCATCGGGAAACCGGCCGGGAGGTGATCCGTGTCAATCTCGCGGACATGCTCGCCCGACTGCGCAGCGCCGACGAACTGCATGCCTGCTCCGAACAGGAGTTCCTCGACCGGGGCTATGACTATCGCATGACGTTTTTCCTGAAAGGCGATACGTGGGAAGCGGTGGATCTGGAGATCAGCGTGCTGAACTGGAGCAGGCGGATACAGAACGTGATACTTTGA
- a CDS encoding fimbrillin family protein, with translation MEKRYRSAVPCALALCLAAAACREDPAADFGPGGGALRLDARKEETVTRAAGEGRMFDAGVRFRIWACRSGTTDSAEGFPAGGVPGKESLLRGGLHYISLGEEYNGKLHGPKDFYGLTDNVRAEDGDGFLPPDEGDASYRIELDEQSVCGYPDYLRAELPYNGEALPGNMLTLNFRHIMSKVIFKAVQQSDEEIAGENRLKVISVSLRKKDDEAGIPLNGTYDVLTGEFSVSERGPRLVGPEKPVTVPVRTPGQSDAEAVQVGGPVLIFPSGAERADGIPQYVTDITFDDPDGIFGTVGETTLSIPVCDSWNAGNPEAPLEFLPNYRYMLVFNFLRDRDKRVVTLVPQVFDWLEGEGTVDTPGYQEQDLGQPVTFNGVMWADRNLGATSAHPTRSYEDWLKSVGYFYQYGRNIPYFPMPPAKKNDQKGRWIYEDLSDIGILKESLVSGGELTGKNPLFPVVDPASWNLGSGTYYYQPAQTTANDECIWNLGDAGGGHTFSFSYDGAYSLGKLERKSNGGETPRTWADQSETPCPPGWRLPAEEDFRGILPGSAYSGNITFRVYTNLNNAGSWEATIDNKSLEEPDFEKAFSEENLKEIKVLEKSGLYDKNEPAYSGRFPYIYRKEMEDFGGTNTETCEYILSMGDDDRVRVKDRSGELRNNDKEHIYNWGVVYGIKRQGTTRAYRMKWEIELVTADPNPEKKDGVVVYNEPFRGVLVISRYRTSPKDKFTPDADGDYGESLRSFDWDHPAEVLYLPVGGIVNNWTGGNIANVGTETWYATNETAEDNRKKIMWFKFAGSQTASQSIILSDKSPLGDAVQVRCVRDLNADKR, from the coding sequence ATGGAAAAGAGATACCGATCGGCCGTTCCATGCGCATTGGCCCTGTGCCTGGCGGCGGCCGCATGCCGGGAGGACCCGGCGGCGGACTTCGGACCCGGCGGCGGTGCGCTCCGGCTGGATGCGCGGAAAGAGGAGACCGTCACACGGGCTGCGGGCGAAGGCCGTATGTTCGATGCGGGCGTCCGGTTCCGCATCTGGGCCTGCCGGAGTGGCACGACGGACTCCGCGGAAGGTTTCCCCGCGGGGGGCGTTCCCGGAAAGGAGTCCCTGCTGAGAGGCGGCTTGCACTATATCTCTCTGGGCGAAGAGTACAACGGGAAGCTGCACGGACCGAAGGATTTCTACGGCCTGACCGATAACGTGCGGGCGGAGGACGGCGACGGTTTCCTGCCGCCCGACGAGGGTGACGCTTCCTATCGTATCGAGTTGGACGAGCAGTCCGTCTGCGGGTATCCAGACTATCTGCGGGCCGAGTTGCCGTATAACGGAGAAGCGCTTCCGGGCAACATGCTGACGTTGAATTTCCGTCATATCATGTCGAAAGTGATTTTCAAGGCGGTGCAGCAGAGCGATGAGGAGATCGCCGGGGAGAATCGGCTGAAGGTGATTTCCGTCTCCCTTCGGAAAAAAGACGATGAAGCGGGTATTCCCCTGAACGGAACATACGATGTGCTGACCGGTGAGTTTTCCGTATCGGAGCGGGGACCGCGGCTCGTCGGGCCGGAGAAGCCCGTAACGGTTCCGGTCCGCACTCCGGGGCAGTCCGACGCGGAGGCCGTCCAGGTGGGCGGACCCGTTCTGATCTTCCCCTCCGGCGCGGAGCGTGCCGACGGCATCCCGCAATACGTGACTGACATAACTTTCGATGACCCTGACGGAATATTCGGAACGGTCGGCGAGACGACCCTTTCGATTCCGGTCTGCGACAGTTGGAACGCCGGGAACCCCGAAGCTCCGTTGGAATTTCTGCCGAACTATCGGTATATGCTGGTCTTCAATTTTCTGCGCGACCGCGACAAGCGCGTGGTAACCCTCGTGCCGCAGGTATTCGACTGGCTGGAAGGCGAAGGGACGGTCGATACGCCCGGTTATCAGGAGCAGGATCTGGGGCAGCCCGTGACGTTCAACGGCGTCATGTGGGCCGACCGCAATCTGGGAGCGACCAGCGCCCATCCGACACGCAGTTACGAAGACTGGCTCAAAAGCGTGGGGTATTTCTACCAGTACGGGCGGAACATTCCCTATTTCCCGATGCCTCCCGCCAAGAAGAACGATCAGAAGGGGAGGTGGATTTATGAAGATCTGTCGGATATCGGGATTTTGAAGGAATCGCTGGTCAGCGGAGGGGAACTCACGGGAAAAAATCCGCTCTTCCCGGTGGTCGATCCCGCTTCGTGGAATCTCGGAAGCGGAACGTACTATTACCAACCGGCTCAGACGACGGCCAATGACGAATGTATCTGGAATCTGGGCGATGCGGGTGGAGGCCATACGTTTAGTTTCAGCTACGATGGGGCGTATTCTCTCGGAAAACTGGAGAGGAAAAGCAACGGGGGAGAGACGCCCCGCACATGGGCCGACCAGAGCGAAACTCCGTGTCCTCCCGGATGGCGGCTGCCCGCGGAGGAAGACTTCAGAGGCATTCTTCCGGGATCGGCCTATTCGGGGAACATCACGTTCAGAGTATATACGAACCTGAATAATGCCGGATCGTGGGAAGCGACGATCGACAATAAATCGCTTGAGGAACCGGATTTCGAGAAGGCTTTCAGCGAAGAGAATCTAAAAGAGATAAAGGTGCTGGAAAAGTCCGGATTGTACGATAAAAACGAGCCGGCATACAGCGGACGATTCCCTTATATTTACCGGAAAGAGATGGAGGATTTCGGCGGAACGAATACCGAAACGTGCGAATATATCCTGAGTATGGGAGACGATGATCGGGTCCGCGTCAAGGACCGGTCCGGAGAGTTGCGAAACAACGATAAGGAACATATATACAACTGGGGCGTGGTGTACGGCATCAAACGACAGGGCACGACCAGGGCCTATCGCATGAAATGGGAAATCGAACTGGTTACGGCCGATCCGAATCCCGAAAAGAAAGACGGCGTAGTCGTCTATAATGAGCCGTTTCGGGGCGTACTGGTCATTTCGCGCTATCGGACGAGTCCGAAGGACAAATTCACACCCGACGCCGACGGGGATTACGGCGAAAGTTTGAGGTCGTTCGACTGGGACCATCCCGCCGAAGTGCTTTACCTGCCCGTCGGCGGTATCGTCAATAATTGGACGGGCGGGAATATTGCCAATGTGGGTACGGAAACCTGGTATGCGACCAATGAAACGGCGGAAGACAATAGGAAGAAAATCATGTGGTTCAAATTCGCAGGGTCGCAAACCGCCAGCCAGAGCATCATCCTTTCGGACAAATCCCCGCTGGGCGATGCCGTGCAGGTCCGTTGCGTGCGCGATCTGAATGCAGATAAACGATGA
- a CDS encoding BF2992 family fimbrillin-A clan protein — protein MKTALYALLLAAAPLPGCSSGEESAAPVPVGKVEVRPVLPGLLGSVSENGPSVRTAAARTDGQEDIFFGKDAEPLPNGSTLWLHVKEQGAGGAEEEYTKSYVVRDLDGTRQALYPCRVEYDEEGNVSQVTETGVPLYLTIGKTYEFRAMSPAKRLVETDDGHQAVSVNHKEYLMATDDRYPSSAKTVVRLDGDDGAVHYVKLKPLAHQISRLEFTIRKEKNDPAVFSLDVMPQGVEVSGVQKYYRIENEKLGWNWCWTKSPQVYLEAKTGDADERFTIRRSAAYADSFITNKNATELYIKCPILPTDAYSGAVVVLFNLSVNGIPTQYEMMLNQKVFEAAYTYHYVGTVKMENGVSTITWQYVSWNEELPIL, from the coding sequence ATGAAAACCGCGCTTTATGCTCTTCTGCTGGCTGCGGCCCCGCTCCCGGGGTGCTCGTCCGGGGAGGAGAGCGCCGCTCCGGTTCCCGTGGGAAAGGTCGAGGTGCGTCCCGTGTTGCCGGGGCTTCTCGGTTCGGTGTCCGAAAACGGCCCGTCGGTGCGGACGGCTGCCGCCCGCACCGACGGACAGGAGGATATCTTCTTCGGAAAGGATGCGGAGCCCCTGCCCAACGGCAGCACCCTTTGGCTCCATGTGAAAGAACAGGGAGCCGGAGGGGCGGAGGAGGAGTACACGAAGTCGTATGTCGTGCGCGATCTGGACGGAACGCGGCAGGCGCTCTATCCCTGCCGGGTGGAATACGACGAGGAGGGCAACGTCTCGCAGGTGACGGAGACGGGCGTTCCGCTCTACCTGACGATCGGCAAGACCTACGAATTCCGGGCCATGTCGCCTGCCAAACGTCTGGTGGAAACGGACGACGGGCATCAGGCCGTCAGCGTGAACCACAAGGAGTATCTGATGGCGACCGACGACCGTTATCCGAGTTCGGCGAAAACGGTCGTCCGCCTCGACGGGGACGACGGCGCGGTTCACTATGTGAAACTGAAGCCGTTGGCGCACCAGATCTCCCGGCTTGAATTCACCATTCGCAAGGAGAAGAACGACCCTGCCGTCTTTTCGCTGGATGTCATGCCGCAGGGGGTGGAGGTGTCGGGCGTACAGAAGTATTACCGGATCGAGAACGAGAAACTCGGTTGGAACTGGTGCTGGACGAAGTCCCCGCAGGTGTATCTGGAAGCCAAAACGGGCGATGCCGACGAACGTTTCACCATTCGCCGCAGCGCGGCCTATGCCGACAGCTTCATCACGAACAAGAATGCTACGGAGCTGTATATCAAGTGCCCCATTCTGCCGACCGATGCGTATTCCGGGGCGGTCGTCGTGCTGTTCAACCTGTCGGTGAACGGCATTCCCACCCAATATGAAATGATGCTGAATCAGAAAGTATTCGAAGCGGCCTACACCTACCATTACGTAGGAACGGTGAAGATGGAGAACGGCGTCTCCACCATCACCTGGCAGTATGTGAGCTGGAACGAAGAGTTACCCATCCTGTAA
- a CDS encoding DUF4302 domain-containing protein: MKRLLILLGLPLVLSSCLLNEEDKFPKSATERMNEAIEQAENVLQGAVNGWRVELYPEKSRIYGGYTMFLKFSSDGKVTAASENFDPAQTDESYYSVEPDNGPMLTFNTYNEIIHFYSDAGTGANQGIGTANGGLEGDSDFIVMEATPECVKLKGRKSGNYIRMYPLDEGVNWADELQAYVDAETEMLLGYTSCIVGDATYPLEFQSALNNFTSRVFRITLKEATETESAEVLSAPFIWTKSGAKFYEPLTIDGVTVEELSFSGEYLENAEKNVRITPKYSDNQLTVNITETTYNSLKYEITATDPDDPYIVRAFRKSEIEGMSDTQLRKSICETIASANELKKGDMTGTLSDLYDETEYVVVGLGIDPSTLNYTTKVFSAEKTTSALPADMQDAYRQWIGTWTVTSASSEVSGTSYDFIIEIRPREINSTYLIRGWGYTYLKNDYECEAKFKADGTFDIHHQICGTLSTGGQLTLFPRFVYTQGGSGYGGLISLGYGEALQASSSEDGKGAIYGYNYGLSGGGSCTITSLDYWDVRNGSNYYIQAMSPYVYKDFFAGPYTMVRTSTEYGVLGTQTSQSAPAAVQRLSTGNKAAAVRAE, encoded by the coding sequence ATGAAACGATTATTGATATTGCTGGGGCTGCCCCTCGTACTGAGCTCCTGTCTTCTGAACGAGGAGGATAAATTCCCGAAATCCGCGACGGAACGCATGAACGAAGCCATCGAACAGGCCGAGAACGTTCTTCAGGGCGCCGTCAACGGGTGGCGCGTGGAGCTCTATCCGGAGAAATCGCGCATCTACGGAGGTTATACGATGTTCCTGAAATTCTCTTCCGACGGCAAGGTGACCGCCGCCAGCGAGAATTTCGATCCCGCGCAGACGGACGAGTCCTACTACTCCGTAGAGCCGGACAACGGGCCGATGCTCACGTTCAACACCTACAACGAGATCATTCATTTCTATTCGGATGCCGGGACCGGGGCCAATCAGGGAATCGGCACGGCGAACGGCGGTCTGGAGGGGGATTCCGACTTCATCGTTATGGAGGCCACTCCCGAATGCGTAAAACTCAAAGGACGCAAATCCGGCAATTACATCCGCATGTATCCGCTCGATGAGGGCGTGAACTGGGCCGATGAACTGCAAGCCTATGTAGATGCGGAAACGGAAATGCTGCTGGGCTATACGAGCTGCATCGTAGGGGATGCGACCTATCCGCTGGAATTCCAATCGGCTCTGAATAATTTTACCTCGCGCGTATTCCGGATTACGCTCAAGGAGGCCACCGAAACCGAATCGGCAGAGGTCCTGTCCGCGCCCTTCATCTGGACGAAATCCGGTGCGAAATTCTACGAACCTCTGACCATCGACGGCGTGACCGTGGAAGAGTTGTCGTTCAGCGGAGAGTACCTGGAAAATGCCGAGAAAAACGTCCGGATCACTCCGAAATACTCGGACAACCAACTGACCGTAAACATTACGGAAACGACCTACAATTCGCTGAAATACGAAATTACCGCGACGGATCCGGACGACCCGTACATCGTCCGGGCGTTCAGGAAGAGCGAAATCGAAGGCATGTCGGACACGCAACTCCGGAAAAGTATCTGCGAGACGATCGCTTCCGCGAACGAACTGAAGAAGGGCGACATGACAGGGACTCTTTCCGACCTGTACGATGAAACGGAGTATGTCGTGGTGGGCCTGGGAATCGACCCCTCGACGCTGAATTACACCACGAAGGTCTTCAGCGCGGAGAAAACGACCTCCGCACTGCCGGCAGACATGCAGGATGCCTACAGGCAATGGATCGGGACATGGACCGTGACCTCGGCGTCGTCCGAAGTATCGGGTACGTCCTACGATTTCATCATCGAAATCCGTCCGCGCGAGATCAACAGTACGTACCTGATCCGCGGATGGGGATACACCTACCTGAAGAACGACTACGAATGCGAAGCGAAGTTCAAGGCCGACGGCACGTTCGACATCCACCATCAGATATGCGGGACGTTGAGTACCGGCGGCCAGCTCACGCTCTTCCCGAGATTTGTCTATACCCAAGGTGGCTCCGGGTACGGCGGTCTCATATCGCTCGGATACGGAGAGGCTCTTCAGGCATCTTCGTCCGAGGACGGGAAAGGCGCCATCTACGGATACAATTACGGTCTGTCCGGAGGCGGATCCTGCACGATCACGTCGCTCGACTATTGGGATGTCCGCAACGGCAGCAACTATTACATCCAGGCGATGAGCCCGTACGTATACAAGGATTTCTTCGCAGGTCCCTATACGATGGTCCGCACATCGACGGAATACGGCGTACTGGGAACCCAGACCTCACAATCCGCACCGGCTGCCGTTCAAAGACTCTCTACCGGAAACAAAGCCGCAGCCGTTCGGGCCGAATAG
- a CDS encoding zinc-binding metallopeptidase, translated as MKRTIFALSALVFALSNTACSEDGLDDKSVITGIGYEIETPFDEWLLENFIEPYNIRVMYRYEDMESDMTYNLVPARYERSIEMAQLVSYLCLQAYDEITGSRDFIRANFPKDLFFVGSPAYNNNGSIVLGTAEGGTKITLYNLNTLDPRNVDALNSSYFKTIHHEFGHILNQKKPYTSDFEQIVGKSDGGIRYVGNSCWEVYPTETSALQDGFISRYASTSDGEEFVELASIYVTNTPEAWETKLRTAGARRSMIEQKFDIVYKYYENDWGIDLEKLREIVLRRQQDVPTLDLDI; from the coding sequence ATGAAAAGAACGATATTTGCACTGTCCGCACTGGTATTCGCACTTTCGAACACGGCGTGTTCGGAGGACGGACTCGACGACAAGAGCGTAATCACGGGTATCGGCTATGAGATCGAAACGCCTTTCGACGAGTGGCTCCTCGAGAACTTCATCGAACCGTATAATATCCGGGTCATGTACCGTTACGAGGACATGGAATCCGATATGACCTACAATCTGGTTCCGGCGCGTTACGAACGCTCGATCGAAATGGCGCAGTTGGTTTCCTATCTTTGTCTGCAAGCCTACGACGAAATCACCGGCAGCCGGGACTTCATCCGGGCCAACTTCCCGAAAGACCTCTTCTTCGTGGGCAGCCCGGCCTACAACAACAACGGCTCCATCGTACTGGGTACGGCCGAGGGCGGTACGAAAATCACCCTCTACAACCTCAATACGCTGGATCCGCGCAATGTCGATGCTCTCAACTCCTCCTACTTCAAAACGATACATCACGAGTTCGGGCATATCCTCAATCAGAAAAAGCCTTACACGTCCGATTTCGAACAGATCGTCGGCAAGTCGGACGGAGGTATCCGCTATGTCGGCAATTCCTGCTGGGAGGTATATCCCACCGAGACCAGCGCTCTGCAGGACGGGTTCATCAGCCGTTACGCCTCGACTTCCGACGGAGAGGAGTTCGTGGAGCTCGCCTCGATCTACGTCACCAACACGCCCGAAGCCTGGGAAACGAAACTGCGGACGGCAGGCGCGAGACGCTCGATGATCGAGCAGAAATTCGACATCGTCTATAAATACTATGAGAATGACTGGGGTATCGACCTGGAGAAGCTGCGCGAGATCGTCCTGCGACGTCAGCAGGACGTGCCGACACTCGACCTGGATATCTGA
- a CDS encoding RagB/SusD family nutrient uptake outer membrane protein, producing MKNYIAYILFAGALAAGFSSCNDFLDENPDNRTTVDSEEKAIDMLVSAYASNQPWFVLELASDNVDDHGGTYGDWSRFYEESFSWNPPVESNNESLIRTWSSQYLAIANANQVLDALGKMEMTDKLRAAKGEALICRAYAHFVLVNIFCQQYDPNYPDDMGIPYMEKAETELDPKYERGTVAEVYAKIEKDIEEGLPLIDDAIYSVPKYHFNRKAAYSFAARFFLYYQKWDKAAEYASEALTNAPESQLRDYEALLEYPMNNGSTQNTAATYYISTDLPCNYLLATAYSSSGTYFGGYSSGRRYNHGWLIGQTESISCTNTPFAPYEWKVRPLVYNSGLDKTLLPHTPYLFEYTDPVAGTGYIHTVYTLFTGDETLLTRAEAYIMQKDYPNALKDMNLFLSNACKSYTPLTEETVTAWAAGTEYYRPETDQNQSDMNKKGPTPKKELHPAFDLDETQEAMVHTLLMLRRYETLHCGLRWFDIKRFGIEIYRRTLDSTDGHVSAVTDKLAVRDNRRAIQLPNDVITSGLPANPR from the coding sequence ATGAAAAACTACATTGCATATATTCTGTTCGCCGGAGCTCTTGCCGCAGGCTTTTCTTCCTGCAATGACTTCCTCGACGAGAACCCGGACAACCGCACGACGGTCGATTCGGAGGAAAAGGCCATCGACATGCTGGTCTCGGCCTATGCCAGCAACCAGCCGTGGTTCGTATTGGAACTGGCTTCGGACAATGTCGATGACCACGGCGGAACCTACGGCGATTGGAGTCGTTTCTACGAAGAGAGTTTTTCCTGGAATCCGCCCGTGGAATCCAACAACGAATCGCTTATCAGGACGTGGAGTTCGCAGTATCTGGCCATTGCGAATGCCAATCAGGTGCTGGACGCTCTCGGGAAAATGGAAATGACCGACAAGTTGCGCGCGGCCAAGGGCGAAGCGTTGATCTGCCGGGCATACGCCCACTTCGTGCTGGTGAACATTTTCTGCCAGCAGTACGATCCCAACTATCCGGACGACATGGGAATCCCTTACATGGAGAAGGCCGAAACCGAACTCGACCCGAAATACGAACGCGGTACGGTAGCCGAAGTGTACGCCAAAATCGAAAAGGATATCGAGGAAGGACTGCCGCTTATCGACGACGCGATCTATTCGGTTCCCAAGTACCACTTCAACCGGAAAGCGGCTTATTCCTTCGCCGCACGGTTCTTCCTGTATTATCAGAAATGGGACAAAGCCGCGGAATATGCCTCGGAAGCGCTGACCAACGCCCCCGAATCCCAGCTCCGCGATTACGAGGCGCTGTTGGAATATCCGATGAACAACGGGTCCACCCAGAATACGGCTGCCACCTACTATATCAGTACGGACCTGCCGTGCAACTACCTGCTGGCGACGGCTTACTCCTCTTCGGGGACCTATTTCGGCGGATACTCCTCGGGACGCCGTTACAACCACGGATGGCTGATCGGCCAGACCGAGAGCATCTCCTGCACGAATACGCCCTTCGCGCCCTACGAATGGAAGGTGCGGCCGCTGGTATATAACAGCGGTCTGGACAAGACCCTGCTGCCCCATACGCCGTATCTGTTCGAATATACCGATCCCGTCGCAGGAACCGGTTATATCCACACCGTCTACACGCTCTTCACGGGCGACGAGACGCTGCTGACACGGGCCGAAGCCTACATCATGCAGAAAGATTATCCGAACGCGCTGAAGGACATGAACCTCTTCCTGTCGAACGCCTGCAAGTCGTACACGCCGCTGACGGAAGAGACCGTGACGGCGTGGGCCGCCGGCACCGAATATTACCGGCCGGAAACCGATCAGAACCAGTCGGATATGAACAAGAAAGGTCCTACGCCGAAAAAGGAGCTGCACCCTGCGTTCGATCTCGACGAAACCCAGGAGGCCATGGTCCATACGCTGCTGATGCTGCGTCGCTACGAAACGCTGCATTGCGGTCTGCGCTGGTTCGACATCAAGCGTTTCGGCATCGAAATTTATCGTCGCACGCTCGATTCCACCGACGGACATGTCAGCGCCGTGACCGACAAGCTCGCAGTGCGGGACAACCGTCGGGCCATCCAGCTACCGAACGACGTAATCACGAGCGGTCTGCCCGCCAATCCGAGGTAA
- a CDS encoding Gfo/Idh/MocA family protein, whose translation MRKIRFGVVGTNFVTDWVIAGARQDPRFELAAVCSRTRERAAEFAVRHGIARTFVSLEEMAASDAIDAVYIATPNCMHAAQAVCCMERGKHVLCEKPMASNAREVRAMIEASRRNGVALMEAVKTTLTPNFMALREALPKAGTIRRYFSAFCQYSSRYDKFKEGIVLNAFRPELSNGAMMDIGIYTIYPMVVLFGRPRRISASGILLSSGVDAQGTVDFDYGEMNATVLYSKIANSSLPTEIQGEAGNLTLDRINRIGRVVWQPRPAAASGLERPAEPQDLSRPTERDEYYYEVAEFLDLVEQGRRESSVNSHENSLATIGIIDEVRRQLGVVYPADLI comes from the coding sequence ATGCGAAAAATCCGTTTCGGAGTCGTCGGGACCAATTTCGTGACCGACTGGGTGATTGCCGGGGCCCGTCAGGACCCCCGTTTCGAGTTGGCGGCGGTCTGTTCCCGCACCCGGGAGCGCGCTGCGGAGTTCGCGGTCCGGCACGGGATCGCCCGCACGTTCGTTTCATTGGAGGAGATGGCTGCGAGCGATGCGATCGACGCGGTCTATATCGCCACGCCGAACTGCATGCACGCCGCGCAGGCCGTTTGCTGCATGGAGCGCGGCAAACACGTGCTGTGCGAAAAGCCGATGGCCTCCAATGCCCGGGAGGTGCGGGCGATGATCGAGGCGTCGCGCCGGAACGGCGTGGCGCTGATGGAGGCCGTGAAGACGACGCTGACGCCCAATTTCATGGCCTTGCGCGAGGCGCTGCCGAAGGCCGGGACGATCCGGCGTTATTTTTCCGCCTTCTGCCAATACTCTTCGCGTTACGACAAGTTCAAGGAGGGAATCGTGCTGAATGCTTTCCGTCCGGAGCTTTCCAACGGCGCCATGATGGATATAGGTATCTATACGATCTATCCGATGGTGGTGCTGTTCGGCCGCCCGCGGCGGATTTCGGCGTCGGGCATCCTGCTGAGCAGCGGTGTCGATGCGCAGGGTACGGTCGATTTCGATTACGGGGAGATGAACGCCACGGTGCTCTACTCCAAGATCGCCAACTCCTCGCTGCCGACCGAGATTCAGGGCGAGGCGGGCAATCTGACGCTGGACCGCATCAACCGCATCGGCCGTGTCGTGTGGCAGCCGCGGCCGGCTGCGGCCTCCGGACTGGAGCGTCCTGCGGAACCGCAGGACCTGTCCCGTCCGACGGAGCGGGACGAGTATTACTACGAAGTGGCCGAGTTCCTGGACCTCGTCGAACAGGGCCGCCGGGAGTCGTCCGTCAATAGTCACGAAAATTCGCTGGCCACCATCGGGATCATCGACGAGGTACGCCGGCAGCTGGGGGTGGTCTATCCGGCCGACCTGATCTGA